The following proteins are encoded in a genomic region of Corticium candelabrum chromosome 19, ooCorCand1.1, whole genome shotgun sequence:
- the LOC134194962 gene encoding vacuolar protein sorting-associated protein 16 homolog, whose amino-acid sequence MADVNPTGDWNPLGEVFYRKYELYSMNWIADQVDLAGFMVAGAPYGGPIALVRDEKKIIRVKGAATKPIVYIYTASGNLIASFKWDGGRIVQMGWSKIHDLILVLEDGLIRIIDIHGEYKRSLSLGEEVKASKILDARVFQSQAGTGVVALNSSYRFFVISDIERGQMKRLADIPDIDIPPSSWVVIPEDRRVRVLVAVGNKLYLTDATQTQLQDPEAKHLPEAYVEMAVSFDYRYLAMFGSNGFLWVGRSNMKEVFCECDTQAVQRPQQLAWCGSGAIVAVWKDILFMVGPNKDWINFHVSGEVCLVPEPDGLRIIDNDVHSFLERVPDVVEDVFKIGSVESGAVLFDAFREFEKKSAKADEYLRVIRENRTLEAAVNQCIQAAGAEYMPKVQRALLKAASFGKCFIDDYNPMPFYNMCRNLRVLNAVRDYQIGMPITLTQLENMTLRVLIDHLVARRHFCLAIRICDYMGVSDLKGGSRILAHWACYKVQQSNVSDQELADQIAQKLGDTRGISYTDIASRAIDSGRKDLAIRLLDYEPRAANQVPLLIQMNEMTRALDKAISSGDTDLMFTMVMQLKDSLTREKFLRTIQQHPVALNLYMQWCRNENKIELKDLYEMLDRRTDQASVCLELASTAKGLNQRVEWLEQSRSLYGVGRQLFETKATEDQIRLLKHQKMLEEKLGSKFIGLPLSDTMYQLMLRNSPFVETLKSEFKVPEKRYWWMKIKALAETHNWLELEKFANRKKSPIGYEPFVDVCYQNGSRTEAVKYVAKVSPENQVKCYVQVGSLELAADRAFQQRSEALLDYVQSRCGLSRRALVDKINGMKAQLAQPRR is encoded by the exons ATGGCTGATGTCAACCCCACTGGAGACTGGAATCCACTTGGTGAAGTGTTCTACAG GAAGTACGAGTTATACTCCATGAACTGGATAGCAGACCAAGTGGATTTAGCAGGGTTTATGGTGGCTGGAGCTCCATATGGAGGACCGATAG CTCTTGTTCGGGATGAAAAGAAGATCATAAGAGTAAAGGGAGCTGCAACGAAGCCAATCGTTTACATTTACACAGCCAGCGGCAATCTCATTGCAAGCTTCAAG tGGGATGGAGGACGTATTGTGCAGATGGGATGGTCAAAGATACACGATCTGATTCTGGTTCTTGAAGATGGACTTATTAGGATTATTGATATACATGGAGAGTACAAGAGGTCACTCAGTTTGGGAGAG GAAGTCAAAGCATCAAAAATTCTTGACGCTCGTGTTTTCCAGTCACAGGCTGGCACCGGGGTGGTTGCATTGAATAGTTCGTATCGATTTTTTGTCATCAGTGACATCGAACGAGGACAAATGAAGAGACTTGCAGACATTCCTG ACATTGACATCCCACCCAGCAGTTGGGTCGTAATTCCTGAAGATCGTCGAGTACGAGTCCTTGTTGCCGTCGGCAACAAGCTGTACCTTACTGACGCGACGCAAACACAATTACAG GATCCCGAGGCAAAGCACTTGCCAGAGGCGTATGTGGAGATGGCCGTGTCGTTTGATTATCGATATTTGGCCATGTTTGGGTCGAACGGCTTTCTTTGGGTTGGACGGTCGAACATGAAG GAGGTTTTTTGTGAGTGTGATACTCAAGCTGTTCAACGGCCGCAGCAACTTGCGTG GTGTGGCTCGGGTGCTATTGTTGCCGTTTGGAAAGACATACTGTTTATGGTTGGACCAAACAAAGACTGGATCAA TTTTCATGTTTCTGGTGAAGTGTGTCTTGTTCCGGAGCCAGATGGTCTTCGAATCATTGACAATGACGTACACTCATTCCTGGAACGCGTGCCAG ACGTTGTGGAGGACGTGTTCAAGATTGGATCTGTAGAGTCAGGAGCAGTCTTGTTTGACGCTTTCAGAGAGTTTGAG AAAAAGAGTGCAAAGGCGGACGAATATCTTCGTGTTATTCGGGAAAACCGAACTCTCGAAGCTGCAGTCAATCAATGCATACAAGCTGCTGGAGCAGAATATATGCCGAAAGTACAGAGAGCTCTGCTCAAG GCTGCATCATTCGGCAAATGCTTCATTGATGACTACAATCCAATGCCCTTCTACAACATGTGTCGCAATCTACGTGTCTTGAATGCAGTGAGAGACTACCAGATAGGAATGCCCATCACACTCACACA GCTGGAGAACATGACTCTACGAGTGCTGATCGATCATCTTGTGGCACGGCGGCATTTCTGTTTGGCTATTCGTATTTGTGATTATATGGGCGTGTCTGACTTGAAAGGAGGCAGCAGGATACTTGCACATTGGGCTTGTTACAAG GTACAGCAGAGCAATGTGAGTGACCAGGAGTTGGCTGATCAGATTGCTCAGAAGCTGGGCGACACTCGAGGCATCTCGTACACAGATATTGCATCAAGAGCCATTGACAGTGGACGAAAAGATCTCGCCATTCGA ctacTCGATTACGAGCCACGAGCCGCCAACCAAGTTCCACTTCTAATTCAAATGAACGAGATGACAAGAGCACTCGACAAAGCAATCAGCAGTGGCGACACAGACCTCA TGTTTACAATGGTAATGCAGCTCAAGGACAGTCTCACAAGGGAAAAGTTTCTGAGAACAATTCAGCAACATCCGGTTGCTCTTAATCTTTACATGCAG TGGTGTCGCAATGAGAACAAGATCGAACTGAAAGATTTGTATGAGATGTTGGATAGAAGGACAGACCAGgcgtctgtgtgtctagaGTTGGCATCCACTGCAAAA GGTCTCAATCAGAGGGTGGAGTGGCTGGAGCAATCGAGGAGTTTGTACGGAGTGGGAAGGCAATTGTTCGAAACGAAG GCCACTGAAGATCAGATAAGGCTTTTGAAACATCAGAAGATGCTGGAAGAAAAGCTGGGCTCCAAGTTTATTGGCTTGCCACTGTCAGACACGATGTATCAG TTGATGCTGAGAAACTCTCCATTTGTTGAGACTTTGAAGAGCGAATTCAAAGTTCCAGAAAAGAG ATATTGGTGGATGAAAATAAAGGCTTTAGCTGAGACACACAATTGGCTAGAACTTGAGAAATTTGCGAATCGCAAAAAGTCGCCCATCGGCTATGag cctTTTGTTGACGTTTGCTATCAGAATGGTAGTCGGACGGAGGCAGTGAAGTATGTTGCTAAAGTTAGTCCCGAGAATCAAGTGAAATGTTATGTTCAAGTTGG CTCATTGGAGTTGGCCGCTGACCGTGCTTTCCAGCAACGCAGCGAGGCACTACTGGATTACGTCCAGTCTCGCTGTGGTCTTTCACGTCGAGCTCTGGTTGACAAAATCAATGGAATGAAAGCACAGCTGGCACAGCCTCGACGATGA
- the LOC134194992 gene encoding uncharacterized protein LOC134194992: protein MAGDCDSKTWDAFNHLMTCSDVERIRKVLARHEFFKMSLEIPGDIVECGVFKGSGLLLWVKLLRIYCPASAKRVIGFDTFGATPELSGDDAEKMTGLYQESGLAQCVTADQIERMVEDVTGRKDSCLLVPGDICKTARVYTEQFPGARISLLHMDLDVEEPTVAALEALWPIVSRGGIIVFDEYAIHKWSESRGVDKFFANHPEVTLKTLPWVRTPSAYCIKP from the coding sequence ATGGCGGGAGACTGTGACAGCAAGACGTGGGATGCTTTCAACCATCTCATGACGTGTTCCGACGTGGAACGAATACGCAAGGTGTTGGCTCGGCACGAATTTTTCAAAATGAGCCTAGAAATCCCAGGAGATATCGTAGAATGTGGCGTTTTCAAAGGCTCCGGTCTGCTGTTGTGGGTCAAACTTCTACGCATCTATTGCCCAGCCTCTGCGAAGCGCGTCATCGGCTTCGACACGTTCGGAGCCACACCAGAGCTGTCGGGTGACGACGCAGAGAAGATGACGGGTCTCTACCAAGAGTCTGGACTTGCGCAGTGCGTCACTGCCGACCAGATTGAAAGGATGGTTGAGGATGTGACGGGAAGAAAAGACTCCTGTCTACTCGTCCCGGGAGATATTTGTAAAACAGCTCGTGTGTACACAGAGCAGTTTCCAGGCGCCAGAATTAGCTTGCTACATATGGATCTCGATGTTGAGGAACCAACTGTGGCGGCATTGGAAGCTTTGTGGCCCATCGTTTCTAGAGGAGGGATCATAGTTTTTGATGAATATGCGATCCACAAGTGGTCTGAGAGTCGAGGAGTCGACAAATTCTTTGCTAATCATCCTGAAGTCACATTAAAGACTCTGCCATGGGTCAGGACCCCGTCTGCTTACTGTATCAAGCCATAA
- the LOC134194950 gene encoding zinc finger CCHC domain-containing protein 24-like: protein MSWRNDKKGKKTPYQGDRRSFGEYECSQCSRTWKSANSFANFGQMCQTCNTMVYAHTMKPLERPEGLDEIDPEKSHPKHLCELCRRGYNKCVAK, encoded by the exons ATGTCGTGGAGAAATGACAAGAAGGGTAAGAAGACGCCGTACCAAGGCGACAGGCGTTCTTTCGGAGAGTACGAGTGTTCACAATGTAGTCGCACTTGGAAAAGTGCCAACAGCTTCGCCAACTTCGGTCAGATGTGCCAAACATGCAACACCATGGTTTACGCTCACACTATG AAGCCGCTGGAGCGACCTGAAGGTTTGGACGAGATCGACCCGGAGAAATCACACCCGAAACATCTCTGCGAGCTTTGCAGAAGGGGATACAACAAGTGTGTTGCAAAGTGA